A single region of the Etheostoma cragini isolate CJK2018 chromosome 3, CSU_Ecrag_1.0, whole genome shotgun sequence genome encodes:
- the tnfaip1 gene encoding BTB/POZ domain-containing adapter for CUL3-mediated RhoA degradation protein 2 — protein MSGDSCLPQHHTQSHSTSSVPPLACPKTKTCSYRGAVGLGNKYVRINVGGTLFYTTLQVLTKQNSMLKAMFSGKKEVFTDKEGWILIDRSGKHFGSILCYLRDGTVTLPKGRQAVQELMAEAKYYLVQGLVELCHNTLQDSKEQPLCVIPVVTSSKEEERLIQSSTKPVVKLVYNRSNNKYSYTSNSDDNLLKNIELFDRLSLSFNGRVLFIKDVIGDEICCWSFYGQGRKLAEVCCTSIVYATEKKQTKVEFPEARIYEETLNTLLYETMPLPDNSLLEATRRSYSNCGSHSEEEEGPGGAELRERVRRIHVKRYSTYDDRPLGQ, from the exons ATGTCCGGGGACAGCTGCCTGCCCCAGCATCACACCCAGTCTCACTCAACCTCCTCAGTCCCTCCTCTGGCCTGTCCCAAGACCAAGACCTGCAGTTATCGAGGAGCGGTGGGCCTTGGCAACAAGTATGTCCGGATCAATGTTGGCGGGACCCTGTTTTACACCACACTGCAAGTGCTGACCAAGCAGAACTCCATGCTGAAAGCTATGTTCAGTGGAAAGAAGGAAGTGTTCACTGATAAAGAAG gTTGGATCCTGATTGACCGTAGTGGGAAACACTTTGGCAGCATCCTGTGCTACCTACGTGACGGCACAGTCACCTTACCCAAAGGACGTCAGGCTGTCCAGGAGCTCATGGCGGAGGCTAAATATTACCTTGTCCAGGGGCTAGTGGAACTTTGTCACAACACCCTGCAG GACAGTAAAGAGCAACCCCTGTGTGTTATACCTGTGGTCACCTCCAGTAAGGAAGAGGAAAGGCTCATCCAGTCCTCTACCAAG CCTGTGGTGAAGCTGGTGTACAACAGAAGCAATAACAAGTACTCTTACACCAG TAACTCGGACGACAACCTGTTGAAGAACATCGAGTTGTTCGACAGGTTGTCTCTCAGCTTCAACGGCCGCGTCCTCTTTATCAAAGACGTGATCGGAGACGAGATCTGCTGCTGGTCCTTTTACGGTCAGGGTCGCAAGCTGGCTGAGGTGTGCTGCACCTCCATCGTCTACGCCACCGAGAAGAAGCAGACCAAG GTGGAGTTTCCTGAAGCTCGCATCTATGAGGAGACTCTGAACACCTTGCTATACGAGACAATGCCGCTGCCCGACAACTCGTTGCTGGAGGCCACGCGTCGGAGCTACAGCAACTGCGGATCTcacagtgaggaagaggaggggccCGGGGGAGCTGAGCTCCGCGAGCGTGTCCGTCGAATCCACGTCAAGAGGTACAGCACGTACGACGACCGGCCACTGGGACAGTGA
- the ift20 gene encoding intraflagellar transport protein 20 homolog, producing the protein MAKDPLAEAGFYFDELNKLRVLEPDVSQKTSELKEECKEFVDKIGQFQKIVGGLIELVDELAKEAETEKMKAIGARNLLKSVAKQREAQQQQLQALIAEKKMQLERYRIEYEALSKVESEQNEFIDQFILQK; encoded by the exons ATGGCTAAAGACCCGTTAGCCGAGGCAGGCTTTTACTTTGATGAACTCAACAAGCTACGGGTACTGGAGCCCGATGTCAGCCAGAAAACCTCAGAGCTCAAGGAAGAGTGTAAAGAATTTGTGGACA AAATTGGCCAGTTCCAGAAGATAGTGGGAGGTCTAATTGAGCTGGTCGATGAATTGGCTAAAGAAGCGGAGACAGAAAAGATGAAG GCAATTGGAGCCCGAAACCTGCTGAAGTCAGTGGCAAAGCAAAGAGAGgctcaacagcagcagcttcaggcTCTCATAGCTGAGAAGAAGATGCAACTTGAGAG ATATCGTATTGAGTATGAAGCCTTGTCCAAGGTGGAGTCAGAGCAGAACGAGTTCATCGACCAGTTTATTCTGCAGAAGTGA